The stretch of DNA ACCCAGAGGTCGCACCTGACCCAGTTGAATGGCTGGCTACGACGGAAGCAAACCGTCTTGCCGCCGTACGGCGGTTCCACCAGAGCGCTAAGCACGACACCGGAAGTCCTCAGTTGCATGCGGCCATTCACGTCGTTGTAGAAACCCAGCTCGCCGAGCGCCATCCAGCCGCCACCGATGCGATGAATCGATTGATGGCCGACGGGCTTCGACGCCACGAAGCGTTACACGCGATCGGCTCCGTCGTGGCAGCGGAAATATTCGACATCGTGAAGTCAAAGCGAATTCACAATCCTGAGGCCTATTCGCGCGAGCTGCAGCACCTGACGGCGGCTGCGTGGCGTACGGGTTACGGTGAGCAATCTTGAGCGCAAGCGGCCGTCCAACAACAGGCTCTAGCTGGCCAGCTCGGCGCCGGCCGCTCAGCCTGACCGTTGGGCCGACGGGCACGCAGCTACAGGTTTTCGAGGAGACGGTCGTACCCAGCGTGCGTGCCGATCCAGAACCAATTGATCTCGTTATCGTCCAGAAGCCCAAGGAGCGCGGTATCCCAGGGTCACGCGAACGGAGTAGATAGGATCGCGATCGTGAACCTTCTTGAACTGAAGGCTTGGGTACCGAGCGTTCTCGCGGAACAGCTGATACGCCTTCCGAGCGGCTTCCCTGATCTCAGGTGGAAGCTCGCGATACGCCGCCCAGAAGCGCGGTGTCGCATGCGAGGTCACAGCTTGTCGGGATCGAGTTCCGTCCCTCTGCCGGCGGCGCGGTCAAAGCGGACTCGGGTCGATGTCTCGAGGCTCGGTGCAACGATCCGTACTAGGACAGCCGTGGTGGATGACGGAAGAGCACGCCGTAGTCGTCGCTGAAGGCAGCCCGGCGCGTGGAGGTCCGCCGAATCAGAGATAGTTCGGGAACATGCGGCGGAAGGTATCGACGGGCGCGCGTGAGCGGAAGTAGGGCATCTGGCTCGTAGAGTACTCGGCGCCACCGCGGAAGATGATGGACGCGGTGGCGAGGACCTTGCCGGCCGAGGTCCCGAGCGCGAGCTCGCTCCGCCAGAACGTGCGCTTGCGGTCCACGGGCGCGACGCGGTCGAAGCGCCCCGCCGCCACCACGGCGGCGTCGCCGGGTAGCTCGGGCTCGAGGATGCTGATGGCGAGACGATTCGTGAGCCCCCCTTCCTTCATGACGAGCGCGCCGAGCCACCAGGCGACCTCGTCGAGCAGCACGGGGACGAGCGCGGGGTGCAGTCGCTCATCATGGAGCCGCCAGGGCCGGCGCGGCTCGAGCCGAGCCCACACGCCCTCATCATCGAAGGCGAGCGCCACCTGGAGCCCGAGGGGATTCCGCGCGCCGCAGGCCAGGCAGTCCTCCGACATCGGCAGCGTCACGCCTTGAGTGCCTCCCCACCAGGGGGCAGCGAGGCGCTCAGTCTCGAGAGCGGCCACGGTGCCGCTCGTCAGGATGTGGCCACCCTGCGAGATGGTGAGAGCGGCCGTGCCATCGGCATGATCCGCGGCGATCTCCAGGGCTGATTCGGTTGGCACCGAGGCGGTGAGTCGGCCTTCGAGCCGGCGCGGCCCGAGCGGCCGCCCGAGACGCGCGGCGGCGGCATCCACGAGGGCCACGAGGCAGCCGCCGTGCACGATGCCCGGCCAGCTCTGAAGCAGCCGCGGCGCCTCGAGGCGGCCGGGGCCGGGGCCGTGGAGGTGCAGGGCCTGCTCGAAGGCGCGCGCGATGGTGTCCGGCGCCAAGGCTATGCGGAGCGCGTGCTACACTCGACGCGAATCATGACGGCGGCCATTCTACGACGTGGAGAAAGCAGGCCGCAATATTCAGCCCTCGCCTCACCGCTCTCCTCGCGTTCGGCTCGTCGGGAGCGTTTCGGCTCGAAATTCAATTCGTGATTCGCGACTCGGAGTTTCTCCTCGGCGGGCCGTTCGCCCAGGCCGCGCTCACCAGCTTCTTCTTCATGTCCAGCCTCAACTGCTTCATCCTGCTCCCGCTCTACATCCACCGGCTCGGCGGTACCGAGGCGGAGATCGGCATCGTGCAGGGCGCCTACAGCGCCATCGGCATCCTCTGCCAGCCCGTCGTCGGACTCTGGCTCGATCGCGTGGGGCGCCGCGCCTTCATGATTCTGGGCGTGGTGCTCCTGATGGTTTCCTCGGCCTCCTTCATCTTCACGCAGTCGCTGCCCGTCCTGGCCCTCTTGCGCGTGCTCCAGGGCCTCGGCTTCTCGACCTTCTTCGTGGCGAACTACGTCCACGTCGTGGGTCTGGTGCCCGTGGAGCGCCGAGGTTGGGCGCTCGGCATCTACGGTCTCTCGGGCTTTCTCGGCACCGCCCTGGCGCCGGTGGCGGGCGAGATCGTGGTCAACAATCTGGGATTCCGCTGGCTCTTCCTCCTGGCCGTGCTCCTGAGCGGCGTGGCCGCCCTCCTCGTGGCCCGCACCCACGGCATCCATCCGCCGGACATGGGGCGCGGCCCCGGCTTCGAGATGTTCCGCGAAGCGCTCAAGGACGTGCTGCGCGTGCACATGGCCCTCGCCTTCTTCTTCGGGCTGGGGATCGGGGCGATGTTCACCTTCCTGCCGACCTTTGGCGAATCGCTCGGAGTCAGGAGCGTCGCGCTCTACTACACGGCCTACGCGGTGGCGGCCATGGGGGTGCGCGTGGCCGGGGGCAATCTCATCGACACGCAAGGCCGCCGAGCCACCATCATCCCGTCCATGTTCATCCAGGCCGCCTCCGTGGCCATTCTCGCGCTCCTGGCCCTCCAGGTGCGACCGCACATGGCCGTGCCCATCGTGCCCTTCCTCGTCCTGGCGGGGCTGCTGGCGGGGGGCGGACACGGCTTCCTCTACCCCGCGCTTTCGGCTCTTCTGATGGACGTCACCCCCGAACGGCATCGCGGCGGGGCGGTGGGCATCTTCAGCGGCGTCATGCTCATCGGCCAGACGCTGGGCTCCATGATCTTCGGGTACGTCGCGCATGGGTTCGGCTATGCGGTGATGTGGGGCGTGGTCACGCTCCTGCTGACCGCGGGCTTCGTGTTGAGCCACCGGCTCCGCGAGGGGCGCGCCGCGCGCGTCCCCGTCGCCGGTTGACTTGCTCCGGGCCGCCGCCGATACTGCTCTGGCGCGCGAGCAGCGCGCGAAGACTGGAGGATCACGATGACCGTGCTGGCCGCCGTCGTGAGACACGCAGTGCTGATCCTCGTTGTCGTCGTTCTCACCGTGGAAGTCCCGCGGGCGCAGCCGCCGCCCGCCACTCCCCAGGAAGTGAGCGTGGTCGGCCTGTTCGTCAGCCCCGGGAGCGGCCAGCCCCATGTCGTCCTCCAGGGCAAGCGTGACCGTCGGCGATTCGCCATGGCCATCGGGCTCGCCGAGGCGAACGGCATCGCCGTTCCTCTGGAGAATCGCGTGCCCCCGCGCCCGCTCACCCACGACCTCTTCCTCACCCTGTTCGGTCGGCTCCGGGTCACCGTCACCAAGGTGATCATCACGGACCTGCGCGACGACATCTACTACGCCACCGTCTATCTCGATGCCAGCGGCAAAGAGATGCAGCTCGACTCGCGCCCCTCCGACGCCATCGCGCTGGCCATCCGCGCGAAGGCGCCCGTCTTCGCCGAGGAGCGCGTGTTCGACAAGTCGGAGCGGCTGCTGACGCCACCCGCCCCGCCGGGACAGCGGATCTAGCCGGATGGCTCCTGAAGAAGCGAGCAGCGGCGGCGGGGCCGTCCCCTCGAAGCTCGAACCGGACAGCCAGCAGTGGGCCATCCAGCGGCGCATCGAAGACGTCTTCGCCAAGCTCGGAGAGAAGTTCGGCGATCTGACCGGTCGGGTGGAGGTGCGCCTGCGTCCCGACACCACCTTCGAGCAGATCGGCGGGCTGCGGGAGGCCAAGGGCATCGTGCGAAGCCTGGGCACGGCCCTGACCGACCCCGAGCTTTATCGTCAGTGGGGCATCACACCTCCCAAGGGCGTGCTGCTCTTCGGGCCACCCGGCACCGGCAAGTCCCTCCTCGCGCGCGCGCTGGCCACCGAGACAGGCGCCGTTTTCTACCATCTGAAGCTCATGAACCTCACCTCCAAGTTTGGCCCCGCCACGGGAGAGCTCCTGCCGGAGATCCTCACGGTGGCCCGGGAGCAGGGCAAGGGCGTGGTCTTCCTCGACGAGGCCAATGCCCTCTCCCTCGAGCATCTGCTCCCGCCCGCCCAGGCGCGGGAGGCGAGCGCGCGGGTGGTCGCGGCGCTCTGCGAGAAGCTCGACGGGCTCGAGGACTTTTCGCGGCTCATCGTGGTGGGCTCCACGAGCCGGACGGACTCCGTCGACGCCTCGCTGGTGGCCCCCGGGCGCCTCGACCGCCTCGTCGAAGTGGCGCTGCCCGACGGGGTCGCCCAGCAGGAAATCCTGGAGCTGACGCGCCTACGCACCGAGGCGGCCGCCGGCCGCCCGCTCTTCGCCGACCTCGACTACCGCTCCGTGCTGCCCCCCATGGGCGGGATGAGCGGCGCCGAGCTCTCGGAGATCGCCCGCCGCGCCCTCGAGCAGAAGGTGCACGCGGCCGGGCAGGGGCAGGACCCGGGTCTCGTGACCACGCA from Candidatus Methylomirabilota bacterium encodes:
- a CDS encoding DUF1841 family protein, translated to PEVAPDPVEWLATTEANRLAAVRRFHQSAKHDTGSPQLHAAIHVVVETQLAERHPAATDAMNRLMADGLRRHEALHAIGSVVAAEIFDIVKSKRIHNPEAYSRELQHLTAAAWRTGYGEQS
- a CDS encoding MFS transporter, yielding MIRDSEFLLGGPFAQAALTSFFFMSSLNCFILLPLYIHRLGGTEAEIGIVQGAYSAIGILCQPVVGLWLDRVGRRAFMILGVVLLMVSSASFIFTQSLPVLALLRVLQGLGFSTFFVANYVHVVGLVPVERRGWALGIYGLSGFLGTALAPVAGEIVVNNLGFRWLFLLAVLLSGVAALLVARTHGIHPPDMGRGPGFEMFREALKDVLRVHMALAFFFGLGIGAMFTFLPTFGESLGVRSVALYYTAYAVAAMGVRVAGGNLIDTQGRRATIIPSMFIQAASVAILALLALQVRPHMAVPIVPFLVLAGLLAGGGHGFLYPALSALLMDVTPERHRGGAVGIFSGVMLIGQTLGSMIFGYVAHGFGYAVMWGVVTLLLTAGFVLSHRLREGRAARVPVAG
- a CDS encoding bifunctional nuclease family protein, with the translated sequence MTVLAAVVRHAVLILVVVVLTVEVPRAQPPPATPQEVSVVGLFVSPGSGQPHVVLQGKRDRRRFAMAIGLAEANGIAVPLENRVPPRPLTHDLFLTLFGRLRVTVTKVIITDLRDDIYYATVYLDASGKEMQLDSRPSDAIALAIRAKAPVFAEERVFDKSERLLTPPAPPGQRI
- a CDS encoding ATP-binding protein, translated to MAPEEASSGGGAVPSKLEPDSQQWAIQRRIEDVFAKLGEKFGDLTGRVEVRLRPDTTFEQIGGLREAKGIVRSLGTALTDPELYRQWGITPPKGVLLFGPPGTGKSLLARALATETGAVFYHLKLMNLTSKFGPATGELLPEILTVAREQGKGVVFLDEANALSLEHLLPPAQAREASARVVAALCEKLDGLEDFSRLIVVGSTSRTDSVDASLVAPGRLDRLVEVALPDGVAQQEILELTRLRTEAAAGRPLFADLDYRSVLPPMGGMSGAELSEIARRALEQKVHAAGQGQDPGLVTTHDILQQIDAYRRIREMVEKIRYGQYL